A genomic region of Kluyveromyces marxianus DMKU3-1042 DNA, complete genome, chromosome 5 contains the following coding sequences:
- the GDE1 gene encoding glycerophosphocholine phosphodiesterase has product MKFGKTFPNHQVPEWSHEYVNYKALKKLIKEIVNVQDRLYKEEHDINGKDGLRSSSSPPMKPMDAFTRTNDYLNHPEVKNLLAKFFFALESDIQKVDSFYNQQFLEYDRRLRKLLTSAQFTDFNQMLKYDLQKGINNNGIPTSSNGNLYHPRPTSYNQHQSLTQYGSSLHQMSSNTVDNQILSPSKAADAAEDWAEVLAILIELRSHFRNLKWYGELNKRAFTKILKKLDKKVGTSQQQTITQSRIAPLEFSNDTEINRDLQVINDLLNKVFPKVKSLQKEVSNAPIGPADGSGFENSPVDIFSQLIAKDDGESLMNELISIYRSAVLIPTRTLVGLLNKSALSQSFKCIDEIIAIIPTLGDPTDISGRNFFHHHVIALGKSHKLIRENNEKIDKDDLNGTSNSLNSLMTQTLDIEAALPPEPNDRLVGAYGPDGINSNDSPSSLKHILNKLPVHLRPALLQKDNYKRTPLHYSAQYGLVEVSKILIEALIEWGAWNPNTPIDDIATWGDSEGLTPIHLAVIGTHPLTVKVLTKNLGPNTVLKTPRLLHLATRLNSPALIDALLSVPGFDINYRDPDHLETALYLACKLNLKEATEHLLKRGADMEIGEKLFGWTPIFVTATEGFTDLVKILKEHGAKYDILDESGWSPMEHAALRGHLEIADLLTIEGNDAITHPKFVTDWNVDSEVNAPAEKSETSSGSDFYKQKTTGSSIDILSEGKPNTHPRKLLTHSLNGNKGNNSKEFSIQNPETVKKFGHSYLKRDESIILITLGSNDTRSKKKAVSLNKVPVSKVSSTELDTALSLVISCPDSISDETFVLDLPLDSNSDSISFKVPYKPDSSHRIFFDIVPTYGYTTGSRSVSPNGTPFHNSSVSSTREHYNHNESSRFDRSRNISPASMLHANPNSSHSNSPLSSQPSRTILGRAVALLDSALTSVGSKMSSLYDTVTVPILAVENLDVLGTINFEFMKVNPFDNPHIGLARSEKYWKSLVSTRVIGHRGLGKNFNTKKSLQLGENTVESFIAAASLGASYVEFDVQLTKDHIPVVYHDFLVAESGVDIPMHSLTLEQFMDLNNADKHHINLPSGKGRRRSLDDTDAAILRRARLLQQSRISSNTEKNASKETEEDSGNDVCSNSNVSIGSEESIKEEDNDDRIATIFEDRMRLTKTYKKNAFKGNFRGHSIASNFVTLKELFKKIPPGVGFNIECKYPMLDEAETEDMGTVVVELNHWVDTVLKVVFDNANGRDIIFSSFNPNMCVMLSLKQPSIPILFLTEAGTNQMADIRATSLQNAIRFAKKWNLLGIVSAAQPIVKAPRLAQVVKSSGLVCVTYGVENNDPENARIEMDAGVDAVIVDSVLAVRKGLTKANSEKA; this is encoded by the coding sequence ATGAAATTTGGTAAAACCTTTCCAAATCATCAGGTTCCCGAATGGTCTCATGAATATGTGAATTATAAAGCTCTCAAGAAGCTAATCAAAGAAATCGTAAATGTCCAAGATCGATTGTACAAGGAAGAACATGACATTAATGGAAAGGACGGTTTGAGATCCTCCTCATCGCCACCTATGAAGCCCATGGATGCGTTCACAAGAACCAATGATTACCTAAATCATCCAGAGGTGAAGAATTTGTTAGCaaagtttttctttgctttaGAATCTGATATCCAGAAAGTTGATTCTTTCTATAATCAACAATTTCTGGAATATGACCGGAGGTTAAGGAAATTGTTAACTTCTGCCCAATTCACCGATTTCAATCAAATGCTAAAGTATGATCTACAGAAGGGCATAAACAACAATGGAATACCTACAAGCTCGAATGGAAATCTGTACCATCCACGCCCAACTTCTTACAACCAGCACCAATCGTTAACACAGTATGGATCATCTCTACACCAGATGAGTAGTAATACAGTAGATAACCAGATTCTGTCCCCAAGTAAAGCCGCAGATGCTGCAGAAGATTGGGCTGAGGTTTTAGCAATATTGATAGAGCTCAGGTCCCATTTCAGAAACTTGAAATGGTATGGTGAGCTAAACAAGCGTGCATTCACTAAAATCCTAAAGAAACTCGATAAAAAGGTGGGAACctcacaacaacaaacaattACACAATCCAGAATAGCACCACTTGAATTTTCTAATGATACAGAAATCAATAGAGATTTGCAAGTTATAAATGATCTGTTGAATAAAGTATTCCCAAAAGTTAAGTCACTACAAAAGGAGGTAAGCAATGCTCCCATCGGTCCTGCTGATGGTTCTGGTTTTGAAAACTCACCAGTTGACATCTTCTCTCAATTGATTGCCAAAGATGACGGCGAGAGTCTAATGAACGAACTGATATCGATCTACAGATCAGCAGTTTTGATTCCCACAAGGACTCTTGTAGGGCTTTTAAATAAGTCTGCGCTTTCACAGTCTTTCAAATGTATCGATGAAATTATAGCAATTATTCCAACTTTAGGTGATCCGACTGACATATCAGGGAGAAActtctttcatcatcacGTAATTGCCTTAGGAAAGTCCCATAAATTGATTAGAGAAAATAACGAGAAAATTGATAAGGATGATTTGAATGGTACTTCAAACAGTCTAAATTCTTTAATGACTCAAACTCTTGACATTGAAGCTGCCCTCCCACCGGAACCAAATGATCGTTTAGTAGGGGCATATGGACCAGATGGAATAAACTCGAATGATTCACCTTCATCTTTGAAGCATATTTTAAATAAACTACCTGTCCACTTAAGACCTGCTTTGCTACAAAAAGACAACTACAAAAGAACCCCACTTCATTATTCCGCTCAGTACGGACTTGTGGAAGTTTCCAAAATTCTTATCGAAGCGTTGATTGAATGGGGCGCTTGGAATCCGAATACTCcaattgatgatattgCGACCTGGGGTGATTCCGAAGGCCTTACCCCGATTCACCTTGCCGTTATTGGTACTCACCCATTAACGGTCAAAGTGCTTACCAAAAACCTCGGCCCAAATACGGTCCTAAAAACACCTAGACTTCTACACCTTGCAACAAGATTGAATTCTCCTGCATTAATTGATGCGTTACTAAGTGTACCAGGCTTTGATATCAATTATCGTGACCCTGATCACCTAGAAACAGCTCTATACTTAGCTTGCAAATTGAATTTAAAGGAAGCTACTGAACACTTATTGAAACGTGGAGCGGACATGGAGATAGGAGAAAAGCTTTTTGGTTGGACACCTATTTTTGTCACAGCAACTGAAGGGTTTACAGACCTTGTTAAAATTTTAAAGGAACATGGCGCAAAGTATGATATTTTAGATGAGAGCGGTTGGTCTCCAATGGAACACGCAGCTTTACGTGGTCATTTGGAGATTGCAGACTTATTAACCATTGAAGGGAATGATGCGATCACTCATCCAAAGTTTGTTACAGATTGGAACGTAGATTCTGAAGTCAATGCTCCAGCGGAAAAATCAGAAACTTCTTCAGGCTCAGATTTTTACAAACAGAAAACGACTGGGTCATCGATAGATATATTATCTGAAGGCAAGCCTAACACTCATCCAAGAAAACTCTTAACCCATTCATTGAACGGCAACAAAGGAAATAATTCTAAGGAGTTTTCCATTCAAAATCCAGAGACAGTGAAGAAGTTCGGGCATAGTTACCTAAAACGTGACGAATCCATAATATTGATCACCCTTGGTAGCAATGATACTAGgtcaaaaaagaaggcagTAAGCTTAAATAAAGTACCTGTTAGTAAAGTATCATCTACGGAATTGGATACTGCTCTATCATTGGTAATAAGCTGTCCTGACTCAATATCAGACGAAACCTTCGTATTAGACTTACCTTTGGATTCAAATTCCGACTCTATCAGCTTCAAAGTCCCATATAAACCGGATTCATCCCATAGAATATTTTTCGATATTGTCCCAACTTATGGATATACTACTGGTAGCAGATCAGTCTCTCCAAATGGCACCCCATTCCACAACAGTTCAGtatcttcaacaagagAACATTATAATCATAACGAAAGTTCGAGATTTGATCGTAGTCGTAATATCAGCCCGGCCTCAATGTTGCATGCGAACCCTAACTCCTCACATAGTAACTCTCCACTCTCTTCACAACCAAGTCGCACTATTTTAGGAAGAGCAGTGGCATTACTAGATTCTGCTTTAACTTCTGTTGGAAGTAAAATGAGTTCACTCTACGATACAGTGACTGTTCCTATTCTTGCAGTTGAAAACCTTGATGTGTTAGGAACAATCAATTTCGAATTTATGAAGGTGAACCCTTTCGACAATCCACATATTGGGCTAGCtagaagtgaaaaataCTGGAAATCGCTAGTATCTACTCGTGTTATAGGTCATCGTGGTCTTGGCAAGAATTTCAATACGAAAAAATCCCTCCAACTAGGTGAAAACACGGTTGAATCTTttattgctgctgcttcgTTGGGTGCTTCTTATGTCGAATTCGATGTTCAGCTAACCAAGGATCACATTCCAGTGGTTTACCATGACTTCCTTGTTGCCGAATCAGGTGTTGATATTCCAATGCACTCTCTAACATTAGAGCAATTTATGGATTTGAATAACGCTGATAAACACCATATTAATTTGCCATCGGGAAAAGGTAGAAGACGCTCTCTTGATGACACAGATGCTGCTATTTTAAGACGCGCAAGGTTATTACAACAAAGCCGTATCTCGTCTAatacagaaaaaaatgctTCAAAAGAAACCGAAGAAGACTCCGGAAATGATGTTTGCAGTAACAGCAATGTTAGTATCGGCTCTGAAGAGAgtatcaaagaagaagataatgaTGACAGAATTGCGACTATATTTGAAGACAGGATGAGACTAACAAAGACTTATAAGAAAAATGCATTTAAAGGTAACTTTAGGGGTCATTCCATTGCTTCGAATTTTGTAACTTTAAAGGaattattcaaaaagattCCTCCAGGAGTTGGATTCAATATAGAATGCAAGTATCCCATGTTAGACGaagcagaaacagaagataTGGGAACTGTCGTTGTTGAATTGAACCATTGGGTGGATACTGTTTTAAAGGTCGTTTTTGATAATGCTAACGGAAGAGAtatcattttttcttccttcaatCCTAACATGTGCGTGATGCTTTCTCTCAAGCAACCAAGTATCCcgattttatttttaactGAAGCAGGCACCAACCAAATGGCAGATATTAGAGCGACATCATTGCAAAATGCAATCCGATTCGCAAAGAAATGGAACCTATTAGGGATCGTTTCTGCTGCTCAACCAATAGTGAAAGCTCCCAGATTAGCGCAAGTTGTGAAATCTAGTGGATTGGTTTGTGTCACATATGGTGTAGAAAACAATGATCCAGAAAATGCGAGAATTGAAATGGATGCTGGTGTAGACGCTGTTATTGTCGACAGCGTTCTAGCCGTCCGTAAAGGACTCACCAAAGCCAATAGTGAAAAAGCTTAG